ATTGAAACCGTAGAATCGGGCAAAATGACCAAAGACCTGGCGTTGATCATTCATGCTAAAGAATTAGAGGAAGCTCATTATTTAACAACAGAGCAGTTTTTGGAGGCGTTGGATGAAAATTTACAGGCAAAACTGAATTAAGAGTTCTCGCAGATTGCGCAGATTTACGCAGATAAAAACCGAAAATATATAGAAAACTGGAATAAGTATGGAGATTAGTGAAAATCAAATATCTTATGACATCAGAGGGGCAATATTTGAGGTTTATAATGCGCTTGGCCCGGGGCTTTTGGAGTCGGTTTATGAGTCTGCTTTAGTTTACGAACTGCGTGAAATGGGTTACAATGTAAATTCCCAGGTTGATCTCCCAATAAACTATAAAGGGAACAAACTTGAAAAGGGGTATCGTATTGATATATTAGTTGAAGACAAAGTAATAATTGAAATTAAATCGGTTGAAACCATGAAGAAACTGTATTTTAAACAGACTAATTCTTATCTCAAGTTGGCTAACAAAAGGTTAGGCATTTTGGTGAATTTCAACACCGAAAACATTTCAAATTCAATACAACGAGTTGCTAACAACTTATAAATCTGCGGAAATCCGCGAAATCTGCGTGATAGGAAATTAACTCTGTGAGAAATAAAAAGAATATGACAGAAAAAACCAAAATAGTTAACGGGAAGCTGGTAGTGCCGGATTATCCGACCATTCCTTTTATCGAGGGCGATGGAATCGGAAAGGATATTAGCCTGCCATCGCAACGTGTAATCGACGCTGCTGTGGCCAAAGCCTACGGCGATACTAAAAAGATTACATGGAAAGAAGTGCTGGCCGGCGAAAAAGCTTACCACGAAACCGGAAGTTACCTGCCCGACGAAACCATTGAAGCTTTTAAAGAGTACCTCATCGGTATAAAAGGCCCGCTGCAAACGCCTGTTGGTGGTGGAATTCGTTCGCTGAACGTGGCCTTGCGCCAAACGCTCGATCTGTACGTTTGTGTGCGCCCTGTACGATGGTTTAAAGGTGTACCCTCGCCTATTCGTTACCCGTCGATGGTGGATATGCACATTTTCCGCGAAAACACCGAAGACATTTACGCAGGCATCGAATACATGATGGGCGAAGAAGAGACGAAAAAGTTTCGCGATTTTCTGATCAACGAAATGGGTGTCGACAAGATTCGTTTTCCCGAATCCTCGTCGTTTGGAGTAAAACCCATTTCAAAAGACGGATCAGAACGTTTAACAAAAGCCGCTATTGAATATGCCATCGATCGCCAGTTGCCATCGGTTACCATCGTTCATAAAGGAAACATTATGAAATTTACCGAGGGTGCCTTTAAAAACTGGAGCTACGATCTGGCAGAAACTGAATTTGCCGAACAGACTTTTACCTGGCGACAATACGAAGCCCTGAAAAAGGACAAAGGCGAACTGGATGCCAACAAAGCGTTGGACGAAGCTAAAAAAGCCGGAAAAGTGATCGTTAAAGACTGTATCACCGATGCCTTTTTACAGGAATCATTATTACACCCGTGGGATCATTCGGTAATTGCTACCATGAACCTGAACGGCGATTACGTGTCGGATCAGCTGGCAGCAATGGTGGGTGGGATTGGTATTTCGCCGGGAGCAAATATCAACTACCAAAGTGGTTACGCGATTTTTGAAGCTACTCACGGAACGGCACCAAATATTGCCGGAACCGGTAAAGCCAATCCGGGATCACTGATCCTGTCGGCGGTTATGATGTTGGAATATATGGGATGGAACGATGCAGCTGAGCACGTTTACGATGCAATGGAACACGTATTTGCAAAACGTAAAGTGACCAGCGATCTGCATGCGCAAATGGAAGGAGCAACACTGCTGTCGACTTCTGAATTTGCCGATGCCATAATCCGAAATATGCATTAATTAAATAAATCAATACCAATAACAAATGGAATACATTAAGTACAGATTTTACCAGAAAGCGAATAAGTGCGCCAAGGAGTTCCAAAGACTCAAAAGTGAACATGCCGATGTGGTGCTCGGAGAAGTAAAACTCGGGCAAGTATTAACCGGAATGAAAGGTATACCGCTTTTGGTTACCGACACATCAAAACTCGATCCAGAAGAGGGTATCCGTTTTAAAGGATATACCATTCCTGAGTTACAGGAAAAGCTGCCAAAAATAAATCCGGATGGCGAACCCATTCCTGAAGGACTGCTTTACCTGATGCTTATCGGCGAGATCCCGTCGCAGGAAGATGCACTTAACCTGTCGAGAGACCTGGCAACACGTGCACATGTGCCGCAACATACTTTCGATGTAATTGATGCGATGCCAAAAACATCGAAGCCAATGACACAGTTCAGTGCTGCGATTCTTTCAATGGCAACCGAATCCACTTTCCAGAAAGCATACCGTGCCGGTGTAAATAAAAAATATTTCTGGGATGCCACTTACGAAGACGTAATGAACCTTATTGCACGCTTACCGCGTATAGCAGCTTACATTTACCGTCGTCAGTTTTACAACAGCGACCACATTGAGCCTAACCCACGTTTAGACTGGGCCGGTAACCTGGCGCATATGATGGGTTTCGATTCGGAAGATGTTCGTCGTTTGTTCCGTCTGTACATGATTATCCACGCCGACCACGAGGGTGGAAACGTATCGGCACACACAGCGCACCTGGTAGGTTCAGCATTAAGTAATCCATACTATTGCTATGCTGCAGCAATGACCGGTTTGGCCGGACCATTGCACGGACTGGCCAACCAGGATGTTATTTTCTGGATATTCGAAATGATAGAGGAACTGGACACCGACACACCTACCGACGAGCAGGTGGCCGAGTATTGTAGACATACGCTGGAAAGCGGCCGTGTAATTCCGGGTTACGGACACGCTGTATTGCGTAAAACCGACCCACGTTTTACCGCACAACAGGAATTTGCCAACAAGTATATCACAAACGACAAAATGATAAACCTGGCCAACCAGTTGTACCGTGTGGTTCCTCCAATCCTGGGTTCTGTCGGAAAGATCAAAAATCCATGGCCAAACGTTGATGCTTACAGCGGATCGTTGCTGTACCACTACGGAATTAAGGAATACACTTTCTATACCGTAATGTTTGGTGTATCGCGTGCATTAGGTGTACTGGCATCGTTGGTTAACGACCGCATTTACGGTATGCCAATTGAGCGCCCGACTTCGCACCCGTTGAGCTGGTTTAAAGAACAAGCTGAAGGGAAAAAATCAGATTGCTAAGATTTGCAACGATATAATTGAAAAAGCCGGTTTTGCCGGCTTTTTTTTGTTTGATGCATTTTGTTACACCTTAGTTTAAAACGAACAATTGTCCCAATTTCATGTTCTCTGTTGTACTAGTCCGGTATTGTCTGAAACGGATGCAGCAATATCTTTCCGAAGTGGATAATTCATCCCAACTAACAAGGAGAAACAATTATGAAAATTTTAAAAGATGACATTGAGGTCAAAATGGAAATTCCTGGCGCGATAATTCGTCAGCAAACCGATTTTGGCGACGCAACCGGTTTAGGCAAAATCAGCGGCGAGTATTTTAGTCTCTCAGCAGGTGTCGATACCACCCCGCTTTTTATGGGACTCGAAGGAAATCTGTGCCAGTGCCCGCATTGGGGATACGTAATTAGCGGTAAGCTTACCACCACCGATGCAGAAGGTATTGAGGAATCGGTGAATGCTAAAGAACTTTTCTACTGGCCTTCAGGTCATAATGTAAAAGTGAATGAAGATGCCGAGATTGTTATGTTTAGCCCTCAGCACGAGCATAGCCATGTAATCAATCACATGATTGAGAAAGTGAAAGGATAAACCCGTAGTTGCAACGATATAATAAAGAAAGCCGGTTTTGCCGGCTTTTTTTGTTTTTATGAAGTTTGCTAACTTTTCGGTATTTGCTCCTCAATCTTTTTCAGGCGCTCATCATTTGACTCCAGACCCTTAATGATTTCATTAAATCCTTTTTTTAGTATAATTGCAATTCCACCTCCAAAGACTAAAATCGCTCCAAAAATAAATAGTTCCATATTAGTTTGTTTTTTTTTCAATTCTTTCGAATTGTACACCAATGAAAAACCGGTGCAAGCAAAGGTTTGAGCATAAATTATCGTGGATTATTCCATCCTGCAAAGATTCCTCCAAGGGCATAATCAAGAAAAAGAATGATCACGACTATTGCTGCAATAATTCCGATAATTTGAAATAGTTTTTTTGTTTTCATTTCTATTTGCTTTTTATTCTGGATGATATACTTTTTAAGTCGCTGAACGGTTGGTACATGTTGTCGGGGCGGATTTCGGAGAGCGTCCCTGTCCGAAGGACACAGAACTGCGATGCGGGAATCCGCAGTTGGCGTACCACAGAACCCCGCCCTGCAATATGTACTGCCTAAGTGTGCAGTTTTTTATTTTTTTCTTAAAAATCCGCTTCCTATTCCATCGTAACTATTGTCAGCAATGGTCAATGTATCATTTGAGATAAAAGCTACTATTCCATTCACGACAATGTTTTTATTTTGATAATTCTCTGAAAGTTTGATGAATTTTTCTAATTCTCCAGTATAAATCGATTTTTTCAGAGACAAGTCATAGGTACAATTTAAAATTACATTGTCATTCTCTGTCAATGTAAATTCGTAATCATTTGTCAATTTTATTTGGATTGATTTTCCTGTTGACTCAGGAGTTTCGTGAATATGAAAAG
The nucleotide sequence above comes from uncultured Draconibacterium sp.. Encoded proteins:
- a CDS encoding GxxExxY protein, which gives rise to MEISENQISYDIRGAIFEVYNALGPGLLESVYESALVYELREMGYNVNSQVDLPINYKGNKLEKGYRIDILVEDKVIIEIKSVETMKKLYFKQTNSYLKLANKRLGILVNFNTENISNSIQRVANNL
- the icd gene encoding NADP-dependent isocitrate dehydrogenase is translated as MTEKTKIVNGKLVVPDYPTIPFIEGDGIGKDISLPSQRVIDAAVAKAYGDTKKITWKEVLAGEKAYHETGSYLPDETIEAFKEYLIGIKGPLQTPVGGGIRSLNVALRQTLDLYVCVRPVRWFKGVPSPIRYPSMVDMHIFRENTEDIYAGIEYMMGEEETKKFRDFLINEMGVDKIRFPESSSFGVKPISKDGSERLTKAAIEYAIDRQLPSVTIVHKGNIMKFTEGAFKNWSYDLAETEFAEQTFTWRQYEALKKDKGELDANKALDEAKKAGKVIVKDCITDAFLQESLLHPWDHSVIATMNLNGDYVSDQLAAMVGGIGISPGANINYQSGYAIFEATHGTAPNIAGTGKANPGSLILSAVMMLEYMGWNDAAEHVYDAMEHVFAKRKVTSDLHAQMEGATLLSTSEFADAIIRNMH
- a CDS encoding citrate (Si)-synthase; its protein translation is MEYIKYRFYQKANKCAKEFQRLKSEHADVVLGEVKLGQVLTGMKGIPLLVTDTSKLDPEEGIRFKGYTIPELQEKLPKINPDGEPIPEGLLYLMLIGEIPSQEDALNLSRDLATRAHVPQHTFDVIDAMPKTSKPMTQFSAAILSMATESTFQKAYRAGVNKKYFWDATYEDVMNLIARLPRIAAYIYRRQFYNSDHIEPNPRLDWAGNLAHMMGFDSEDVRRLFRLYMIIHADHEGGNVSAHTAHLVGSALSNPYYCYAAAMTGLAGPLHGLANQDVIFWIFEMIEELDTDTPTDEQVAEYCRHTLESGRVIPGYGHAVLRKTDPRFTAQQEFANKYITNDKMINLANQLYRVVPPILGSVGKIKNPWPNVDAYSGSLLYHYGIKEYTFYTVMFGVSRALGVLASLVNDRIYGMPIERPTSHPLSWFKEQAEGKKSDC